The Daucus carota subsp. sativus chromosome 7, DH1 v3.0, whole genome shotgun sequence genome window below encodes:
- the LOC135148022 gene encoding uncharacterized protein LOC135148022 yields the protein MAPMKKYTAPSGFIYEKNNFASFVDTKAVEEKEYHRMMEFIKSSQLSYAMTEAPIIYHEIVEEMWTSAEFNSKDETLTFSIKNETHSVNADIMKACFKIPEDTVLSLPSDNQLVNLLYAMNYVLPTDALGKIERRGLRREWSYLCDAFIKAFSGKISNFNALTSQILQMLYMYLTNEYFNFGGLMIQEIGEKLGDKTGRPRNIYYVRFLMMLAKHLNKKLVITNKEAKLPSFVQEKRVFKDLFRMNLYPSLEVVYLPIMEAGKQKEVHGFPTTLSQPSPSLLSVIRAVEEAHQQSTQVAKPSKNKSSKPTSDASQKAPVVKTKRNKPEGSVTGGCEGEGKGEHQRNPKHKDGEVCVNQPGHSAVSQKTVDVNMESNSSLAASSQKDVAIENSPQPGTQLKRGRDTTSSPIKAYGRKKLRSDKLKHSAHTQASILDFMPLTSQSQIDVTPINVESQPPSSSQPITHIYDLTISTTQTQSPTSSVDVELIHTTLVNSPSLDFMEKPPSEIDHHHFDDLLDLSLPFPSSVTVCSVDFPLKSITTDSTITASKPISSFSSTDLPHQLTSVCPSTDLLNSSHQLNASSTNVSTDVSHQLTTAATSTTLPLSTAVDHMVAQTLLGLSGVSYGVERQPSELAKGEGVESLAFSSSQEKGEDKSDPLVRVSEGEVSCVVSQGEPLMQEKRDNERNAGVNEGFSEQEIQAEYRSILDSVSLDPETFTHGMSSIQDFARLDNQAAERHLNLIHTTSSMLRAKEAFAALPANAGDDFHYDDSDEDLNDALEESLGEQPTTSLPSWLSMQSANAIVVSMELERQASTLLQSQPGSSSSSQAISATIASQALENLKLHKYQSLHFQKEIEHLNSLIASVKTDLTKQIDEKLPAQVKSALSGSEQKQLQLEKQVEALEGNVYILNSRMDEMLQHQRIQTGLLQHLLLASGASLPSPSLTLAANKKGEKELPTPAELISQIPPPFHTEREKQKIERMKELDSIAKRVAQLGKKSSTSSTATTAQISFPTTTTILRVITPEIVIPSKTEKGEPSFLNEFKPILFPNICGYSRPGKDSSSIYFPPARPDKNEYKLLGQEIKSYKDCADVALKAHFAIIYREGQKLFIGTGHPHYSFAKAEEVARECEKEEFES from the coding sequence atggcacccatgaagaagtatactgcaccaagtgggtttatctatgagaagaacaactttgcatcatttgtggatactaaagctgtggaggagaaggagtatcacaggatgatggagttcatcaagtcaagccagctctcttatgctatgactgaagctcctatcatctaccatgaaatagtggaggagatgtggacctctgcagagtttaatagtaaggatgaaactctaactttctctattaaaaatgaaactcattctgttaatgctgatattatgaaagcatgctttaagattcctgaagatactgttttatctttgcctagtgataatcagttggttaatctactttatgccatgaattatgttctgccaactgatgccttaggtaaaatagaaagaaggggtcttaggagagaatggagttatttatgtgatgcttttattaaggcattttctggtaagattagtaatttcaatgctctcacttcccagattttacaaatgctttacatgtacctgactaatgaatatttcaattttggtggtttgatgatccaagaaattggggagaaactaggtgataaaactggtagacctaggaatatttattatgtcagatttcttatgatgctagctaagcATCTTAACAAAAAGCtggttattactaacaaggaagccaagcttcccagttttgtgcaggaaaagagagtctttaaagacctcttcaggatgaatttgtacccctccttggaggtggtgtacctgccaataatggaggctggaaagcaaaaagaggtacatggatttcctactactctctctcaaccctcaccttctttgctttctgtcatcagggctgttgaagaggcccatcaacagtccacacaagtggcaaaaccttctaaaaacaaatcttctaaaccaacctcagatgcctcccaaaaggcacctgttgtaaaaaccaaaagaaacaaacctgaggggagtgtgactggaggttgtgagggggagggaaagggtgaacatcaaagaaaccctaagcataaggatggagaggtgtgtgttaaccagcctggccactctgcagtctcccaaaagactgtagatgttaatatggaatcaaactcatccctagcagcatcctcccaaaaggatgttgctattgaaaatagtccccaaccagggacacagttaaaaagggggagggacaccacttcttcaccaataaaagcctatgggagaaagaagctaagaagtgacaaactgaagcactctgcacacacacaggcatccattctggattttatgcctttaacttctcaaagtcagattgatgtgactccaataaatgtggagtcacagcccccttcttcatctcaaccaatcacccacatttatgatcttaccatctctactactcaaacacaatccccaacctcttctgtggatgtggaattaattcacaccacacttgtaaattctccatctttggatttcatggagaagcccccttctgagattgatcatcatcattttgatgatttgttggatctttctcttccatttccttcttctgtgacagtgtgttctgtggattttcctttaaaatcaatcaccacagactcaactatcacagcctctaaacctatttcttcattttcttcaactgatctccctcatcagttgacaagtgtttgtccttcaactgatctgcttaacagctctcatcagttgaatgcctcatctactaatgtttcaactgatgtctctcatcagttgacaactgctgctacttcaactactttacctctttctacagcagttgatcacatggtagcacaaacacttctaggattgagtggagtgagctatggagtggagaggcagcctagtgagctggcaaaaggagagggtgtggagagtctggcattttcttctagccaggaaaaaggagaggataagagtgaccctttagtaagggtaagtgagggagaggtgagttgtgtggtgagccaaggggagcccttgatgcaagaaaagagagataatgagagaaatgcaggtgtcaatgaagggtttagtgaacaagagattcaagctgaatatagatccatattggatagtgtttcactagaccctgagacttttactcatggaatgtcttccattcaagattttgccagattggataatcaagcagctgagaggcaccttaatctgattcacactacatcttctatgcttagagcaaaggaggcatttgcagctctgcctgccaatgctggagatgattttcattatgatgatagtgatgaagacctcaatgatgctcttgaggaatcccttggtgaacaacctacaacttctctaccttcatggctctccatgcagtctgccaatgcaattgttgttagcatggagctggaaaggcaagcctccactcttcttcaatcacaacctggaagctcatcctcctctcaagccatctctgccaccattgccagtcaagctctggaaaacctcaagcttcacaaatatcaatctctccactttcagaaagagatagagcatctcaactctctcattgcctctgttaagactgatctgaccaaacaaattgatgaaaagcttccagctcaggtcaaatcagctctttctggttctgagcaaaaacaactgcaattggaaaagcaagtagaagctctggaaggcaatgtctatatcttaaactctagaatggatgagatgttgcagcatcaaagaattcagactggactccttcaacatcttcttcttgcctctggtgcttctcttcccagtccatcccttacacttgctgctaacaaaaagggggagaaagaattaccaactcctgcagaattgatcagtcaaattcctccccctttccacactgaaagggaaaagcaaaagattgaaaggatgaaagaattggactccattgcaaagagagtggctcaactgggcaagaaatcatctacatcttctacagccaccactgctcaaatctcttttccaaccacaaccacaattctcagggtaatcacacctgagattgttattccctccaagacagaaaagggtgagccatcatttctgaatgagttcaagccaattctgtttccaaacatttgtggttactccaggcctggaaaagactcaagctcaatctactttccaccagccaggcctgacaaaaatgaatacaagcttttgggccaagaaatcaagagttataaagattgtgcagatgtggccttaaaggctcattttgccatcatctatagagaaggccagaagctgtttattggaactggccatcctcactactcatttgctaaagctgaagaggtggccagagaatgtgaaaaagaggagtttgaatcttaa
- the LOC135148023 gene encoding uncharacterized protein LOC135148023 — protein MGKKDAGVKIPVLDKDNYFHWKVRMHLHLLSIDESYVNCIEKGPHVPMKVCTSMGADGEDMVGKMIPKPIHEYSQEDTEEVHKDKKTMNLLFNGLDQEMIDSVISCTSAKEVWDTIRTICEGNEQVRENKMQLLIQQYESFHFKAGESLSDTFNRFQKLLNGLKLFGRVYQVKDSNLKFLRALPKEWKPMTVSLRNTQEFKDYTLERLYGTLKTYELEMEQDEEIEKSQKKGHSSVALVASQEDTVKDKGKSQVEETEKLVKEESSESSKGRRKEKEVADSGEESDGIDEHLAFLSRRFSKLKFKKNFNSAKSFKGNPKSDRSMVDRSKFKCFNCGNAGHFANECRKPKVEKNSSENIDYKKKYYELLKQKERAFITKDDWAAGDDSDEEEEFVNLALMANSTDQEENTGSSSQVFTTNLVELTKDECNATINEMSTELYHLHVSLKSLTKENSRIKEANTFLSDRNSVLEAQFIEFEKLKIECQTAKDDLLVVLKREEIIRKQLDKEQEIIAKWKSGRDVSTNIINMQGRETFVENEWKRNKKVLEKSENSSGDENTDDDHQLKNKVSTDESHQLNKNSSVDKSVLKKLNKKYGPVKKNFVKGENSSSETSDSVNNTLHSSNKNKKKLDTSEHKSEETKKKKGNRNGKIRVNKHTNYTPNASALRKTCSKCGSVNHLSANCKTVVAPNLSLPIPMTSVPHMNLSAINMMPGLLPHNPYSQPNMPYMFNPYFNAFNMPQFHSNLHGMNNLCMSQRPVFENRVDVPVSQPKPKIEPIQSKEKVEKVEKAAKTNKSGPKAIWVPKST, from the coding sequence atgggaaagaaggatgctggagtgaagattcctgttcttgacaaagacaactattttcactggaaagtaagaatgcatctgcatctgttgtccattgatgaaagctatgtgaactgtattgaaaaaggacctcatgtccccatgaaggtctgcacaagtatgggagctgatggtgaagacatggtaggtaagatgattccaaaacctatccatgaatattctcaagaagatactgaagaagtgcacaaggacaagaaaaccatgaatcttctgttcaatggtttggatcaagaaatgattgatagtgttattagctgcacaagtgccaaagaagtttgggacaccatcaggaccatctgtgaagggaatgagcaagttagagagaacaagatgcagcttctgattcaacaatatgagtcattccatttcaaggctggtgaaagtttgagtgatacatttaacagatttcaaaaactgttaaatggtctaaagctctttggaagagtttatcaagttaaggattcaaacttgaaatttttaagagctcttcctaaagaatggaaacccatgacagtctctctcagaaatacacaagaatttaaagactatactctagagagactgtatggaaccttaaagacttatgagcttgaaatggagcaagatgaagagattgagaaaagccaaaagaaagggcattcatctgtggctctagttgcatctcaggaagatactgtcaaggacaagggaaagtctcaagttgaagaaactgagaagttggtcaaagaggagagctcagagtcaagcaaaggaagaagaaaggagaaagaagtagctgattctggtgaagaaagtgatggaattgatgaacatctagccttcctgtcaagaagattctccaaactgaaattcaaaaagaattttaattctgcaaaatctttcaaaggcaatcccaagtctgatagaagcatggtagacagatcaaaattcaagtgcttcaactgtgggaatgcaggtcactttgcaaatgagtgcagaaagcctaaagttgagaaaaattcaagtgaaaacattgactacaaaaagaaatattatgaacttctcaaacaaaaggaaagagcattcatcacaaaggatgattgggcagctggagatgattctgatgaagaggaggagtttgtcaatctagctctaatggccaactccacagatcaagaagaaaacactggaagcagtagtcaggtattcactacaaacttagttgagttaactaaagatgaatgcaatgctactattaatgaaatgtctacagaattgtatcatttgcatgtttctttaaaatctctcactaaggaaaatagtaggattaaggaagctaacacctttcttagtgatagaaacagtgtcttagaagctcaatttattgagtttgagaagcttaaaattgagtgtcagacagccaaggatgatctcttggttgttctgaaaagagaagagatcataagaaagcagcttgataaggaacaagagattattgccaaatggaaatctggaagggatgtttccaccaatatcatcaacatgcaaggtagagagacctttgtagaaaatgagtggaagaggaataagaaagtgcttgagaaatCTGAGAatagttcaggtgatgagaatactgatgatgatcatcagttgaagaacaaagtctcaactgatgagagtcatcagttgaacaaaaactcatcagttgacaagagtgttctcaagaagcttaacaagaaatatggccctgttaaaaagaattttgttaaaggtgagaatagttcttctgagactagtgatagtgttaataacactcttcattccagtaacaagaacaagaagaagttggatactagtgagcataaatctgaggagactaaaaagaagaaaggaaatagaaatggcaaaataagagttaacaagcacaccaattacactcccaatgctagtgctcttaggaaaacctgcagtaagtgtggtagtgtaaatcatttatctgctaattgtaaaactgtggttgctcctaatttatccttgcctattcctatgacatctgttcctcacatgaatttatctgctataaatatgatgcctggtttattgcctcacaatccttattctcagcctaacatgccatatatgttcaatccttatttcaatgcctttaacatgcctcaatttcattcaaacttgcatggaatgaacaatttatgcatgtctcaaaggcctgtgtttgaaaacagagttgatgttccagtttctcaaccaaaaccaaagattgaaccaattcaatccaaggaaaaggttgagaaagtggaaaaggctgctaagactaacaaatctggacccaaagcaatttgggtaccaaaatcaacttga